GAGGGGCTGTCGATGCTGGAGGTGGGGGAGGTGTTGCTCGATCGCTTGCGGGTGGCGTTGGAGGGGGAAATTCGTCAATTAGAACCAGCGTTGCCGACGATTTTGTTGGGGCATTTGATGGCGGATGCGGCGGAGTTTGGGGCGGAGCGTTTGCTCGCAGTGGGGAAGGGATTTACGGTACCGTTGGCGTTTTTGACGCGGGATTGTTTTGATTATGTTGCGTTGGGCCATGTGCATAAGCATCAAGTGCTGTGCAAAGATCCGTTTGTGATTTATCCCGGTAGCATTGAACGGGTTGATTTTAGTGAGGAGAAGGAGGAGAAGGGCTTTGTTTTGGTGGAGTTGGCGCGGGGTGAGACGCGGGTGGAGTTTTGTCCGTTGCCGGTGCGATCGTTTTGTACGATCGAGGTGGATTTGACGGAGTCGGATGATCCGCAGCAGGCATTGCTCCGAACGATCGGGCGGCGGTCGATCGCGGATGCGGTGGTGCGGGTGATGTATGCTCTGCGATCGGAGCAGATAGCTTTGATGAATGAGGCGGAGTTGCATCAGGCGTTGGCGATCGCCCATACCTATACGATGCAGGCGCAGGTGGTGGCGCAGGTGAGTCGATCGCGGTTGCCGGAGTTGGGGGTGGGCAGTACGGTGAGTCCGTTGGAGGCGTTGCAGGCGTATATCCAGAATCGGGAGGATTTGCGGGAGTTGGAGGGGCCGATGGTGGCGGCGGCGAAGCAGTTGATGGGGGAGGCGGATGCGTGGGTGCAGCCCGCGTTGGTGGGGCTGGAGATGGCGGCTGAGGATGACCGATCGCGGGTGGAGGCGGGGGCTGTGGGGGAAGCGGCGACGGCGGGGGAAGAAGTGCAGTTGCGGTTGTTGTAGGGAGTCTTCCTTCGGTGTGTGGAACGGCCCTCCCCCGCATTGCTGTAGCCTTGGGGGGAGTCAGGTTGCGGGGGAGGACGATCGCGCTGGTGTGGACTAGGATGGCTCGGT
This DNA window, taken from Alkalinema sp. FACHB-956, encodes the following:
- the sbcD gene encoding exonuclease subunit SbcD; translated protein: MIKVLHLSDIHLGSGFSHGKINPETGLNTRFEDFVATLGRCIDRALAESVDLVLFGGDAFPDATPAPYIQQAFARQFRRLGEAGIPVVLLVGNHDQHSQGSGGASLCIYRTLGVPQVVVGDRLETHRIATAAGMVQVVTLPWLNRSTLMTKAEVEGLSMLEVGEVLLDRLRVALEGEIRQLEPALPTILLGHLMADAAEFGAERLLAVGKGFTVPLAFLTRDCFDYVALGHVHKHQVLCKDPFVIYPGSIERVDFSEEKEEKGFVLVELARGETRVEFCPLPVRSFCTIEVDLTESDDPQQALLRTIGRRSIADAVVRVMYALRSEQIALMNEAELHQALAIAHTYTMQAQVVAQVSRSRLPELGVGSTVSPLEALQAYIQNREDLRELEGPMVAAAKQLMGEADAWVQPALVGLEMAAEDDRSRVEAGAVGEAATAGEEVQLRLL